The following are from one region of the Limibacillus halophilus genome:
- a CDS encoding dihydroorotase — MKLDLFLKNGLLVFPGEGALPGGLGIRDGKIVLTAALGEEFDAARSIDCQGQWIMPGIIDPHVHFGFGDPENDFRTESRSAALGGVTSVISFYRTKDFREGFDAERTRAESQSVIDFSYHLGLTNDLHVKTLAECYERFGVSSYKMYMMYKGQAGLAKGFTDIDDGLLFAAMRETAALPGAILGVHCENVEVIPYLRDPLRAEGRDDLVAWDEQSPDFLEAENVHRVCYFARKTGCAVNIVHLSSKEALDEVRRHRYAGGPPMYVETCPHYLFTDKHDPAGVLAKANPPLRSQDDIDALWEGILDGTVTTVGTDHVPRKRATKEKSVWSASNGLPGVATFLPILMEAGYHQRQVPPEVLAMVASRTAARTYNMHGKGTLTPGADADIVVVDPDLERVVDPANLLSYSDYSPFEGRSLRGWPTMTFSRGRLLAENGKLTDAAIDGTGHYLPRLPKHQR; from the coding sequence ATGAAACTCGACCTGTTCCTCAAGAACGGCCTGTTGGTTTTCCCAGGCGAAGGGGCGCTACCAGGCGGCTTGGGAATCCGAGACGGCAAGATCGTGCTGACGGCGGCGCTTGGCGAGGAATTCGATGCTGCCCGCAGTATCGATTGCCAGGGGCAATGGATCATGCCCGGCATCATCGATCCCCATGTTCATTTCGGCTTTGGCGATCCGGAGAATGATTTCCGCACGGAATCACGCTCGGCGGCGCTGGGTGGGGTCACGTCGGTTATTTCTTTTTATCGCACCAAGGATTTTCGTGAGGGCTTCGATGCGGAACGCACGCGCGCCGAATCGCAGAGCGTGATCGATTTCTCGTATCACCTCGGGCTGACCAATGACCTGCACGTCAAAACATTGGCGGAATGTTATGAGCGCTTCGGTGTCAGCTCCTACAAAATGTACATGATGTACAAGGGGCAGGCGGGGCTCGCGAAGGGATTCACGGACATCGACGATGGCTTGCTTTTCGCCGCTATGCGCGAAACGGCGGCCTTGCCCGGGGCCATCCTGGGCGTTCATTGCGAGAACGTCGAAGTGATTCCCTATCTGCGCGATCCACTGCGTGCCGAGGGCCGAGACGACCTGGTGGCTTGGGATGAGCAAAGCCCGGATTTCCTGGAAGCCGAGAATGTGCACCGGGTCTGCTACTTCGCCCGCAAGACGGGCTGTGCCGTCAACATTGTCCATTTGAGCTCCAAGGAAGCGCTGGATGAGGTCAGACGTCACCGCTATGCCGGTGGACCGCCGATGTACGTCGAGACCTGCCCCCACTACCTTTTCACCGACAAGCACGACCCGGCGGGTGTGTTGGCAAAGGCCAATCCGCCACTCCGAAGTCAGGACGATATCGATGCGCTCTGGGAGGGTATTCTGGACGGTACCGTAACGACCGTTGGAACCGATCACGTGCCGCGCAAGCGTGCGACCAAGGAAAAGTCCGTTTGGTCGGCGTCGAACGGCCTTCCGGGCGTGGCGACCTTCCTGCCGATCCTCATGGAGGCCGGCTACCATCAGCGGCAGGTGCCGCCGGAGGTGTTGGCTATGGTGGCCAGTCGAACGGCCGCACGTACCTACAATATGCACGGCAAGGGCACGCTGACGCCCGGCGCGGACGCCGATATCGTCGTCGTCGATCCTGACCTGGAACGGGTCGTCGATCCCGCGAATTTGCTGTCCTATTCCGACTATTCGCCATTCGAGGGGCGCAGTTTGCGCGGTTGGCCGACCATGACTTTCTCGCGCGGGCGCCTGCTTGCCGAGAACGGAAAATTGACGGACGCGGCGATTGACGGCACCGGCCACTACCTGCCGCGCCTGCCCAAGCACCAACGCTAG
- a CDS encoding nuclear transport factor 2 family protein: protein MESAEKIARDYLAAVEARDLPRAKAFLAEDMVMLFPGGKRPPSLEQLVTNSKGRYQRIGKTIEGVDLCPAGDATIAYCYGTLHGVWPDGEAFDGIRFIDRFEIRDGKIQSQWVWNDSGEHRLARGGRN from the coding sequence GTGGAAAGCGCTGAGAAGATCGCCAGGGATTATTTGGCCGCCGTCGAGGCGCGGGATTTGCCTCGGGCAAAGGCATTCCTCGCCGAGGACATGGTTATGCTGTTCCCGGGCGGCAAGCGCCCGCCGTCACTCGAGCAACTGGTGACCAATTCGAAAGGCCGCTATCAGCGGATCGGCAAGACCATCGAGGGTGTCGATCTTTGCCCTGCGGGCGATGCTACAATCGCCTACTGCTATGGAACGCTCCATGGGGTCTGGCCGGACGGAGAAGCGTTCGACGGCATTCGGTTTATTGATCGTTTCGAGATACGCGATGGCAAAATCCAGTCACAGTGGGTCTGGAACGATTCCGGCGAACATCGTTTGGCGCGTGGAGGGCGAAACTGA
- a CDS encoding ABC transporter permease, producing the protein MIGRTALALWTTCTLIFLLGPLVIIVAGSFTEAPHITFPPEGFTLQWYEKLMGREDFLRSFIDSLVLAVAATVAATLLGTIAAIAMARENFVGREFFRAFLMSPLILPTVVTGVALFQFIRLLEIPSNMLGLVIGHTLITLPYVIRTVGAAIVGLDTSLAEAAESLGAKPLRVLFQVVMPAIAPAILVSIIFAFIVSFDQVTISIFLTGPDVTTLPIRIFTYIEFAIDPMIAAVSTLLIIFAYLLVVGLERAFGLDRVFGQKG; encoded by the coding sequence ATGATCGGACGCACCGCTCTTGCCCTTTGGACGACTTGCACGCTGATTTTCCTGCTAGGTCCGCTGGTTATCATCGTCGCCGGTTCCTTCACCGAGGCACCGCACATCACATTCCCGCCGGAGGGCTTTACCCTTCAGTGGTACGAAAAACTCATGGGGCGTGAGGATTTCCTTCGATCCTTTATAGATTCCCTGGTTCTTGCCGTTGCAGCGACGGTGGCGGCGACATTGCTGGGGACCATAGCGGCCATCGCCATGGCGCGGGAGAATTTTGTCGGACGCGAGTTCTTCAGGGCATTCCTGATGTCCCCCCTGATCCTACCGACGGTGGTTACCGGCGTGGCACTGTTTCAGTTCATCAGGTTGCTTGAAATTCCCTCGAACATGCTTGGTCTGGTGATCGGTCATACGCTGATCACCTTGCCCTATGTCATTCGAACCGTCGGGGCGGCGATCGTCGGGTTGGATACGTCGTTGGCGGAAGCGGCGGAGAGCCTGGGTGCGAAGCCGCTTCGCGTTCTCTTCCAGGTCGTGATGCCGGCCATTGCTCCAGCAATTTTGGTCAGCATCATATTTGCTTTCATCGTTTCGTTCGATCAGGTGACGATCTCCATCTTCCTCACCGGGCCGGACGTGACCACCCTGCCGATCCGTATCTTCACCTACATAGAATTCGCAATTGATCCGATGATCGCGGCCGTTTCGACGCTGCTCATTATCTTTGCCTACTTGCTGGTGGTCGGCTTGGAACGGGCCTTTGGGCTTGATCGGGTATTTGGACAGAAAGGATAA